From a single Bacillus solimangrovi genomic region:
- a CDS encoding endonuclease/exonuclease/phosphatase family protein, whose amino-acid sequence MRKILKLFVGVIGLIGLTFILFLTFMTFTEKVPEDVIKLEVENNNEKVLKQGEPFSTTIFNIGYGGLDKDQDFFMDGGKGSRSSSKEQTLTNLENIQAFLHKTDSDFILIQEIDEKSRRSYDTNQVIMFKEALKGYGSTFAYNYNTPWVPVPFLRPMGHANSGMNTFSKYQIDEATRYQLPGREKWPVQLFELDRAIIETKIPVDNGKYLRMVNVHLSAYDKGGKIRAQQVDFLKKYMNVHYNNGDYVVLGGDWNQLLSDVQLKDPKFMNEWPEWLVQLPEDFTEGGFQWSVDSTVWTVRDDVKPYVVGENFVTIIDGFLVSPNIEIVDVKGHDLEFEHSDHNPVTTVLKLK is encoded by the coding sequence GTGAGAAAAATTTTGAAATTGTTTGTTGGTGTAATAGGACTTATAGGACTTACATTTATATTATTTTTAACGTTTATGACTTTCACAGAGAAAGTTCCTGAAGATGTAATTAAGTTGGAAGTTGAGAATAACAACGAAAAAGTATTGAAGCAGGGAGAGCCATTTAGTACGACTATTTTTAATATTGGTTATGGGGGGTTAGACAAAGACCAAGACTTTTTTATGGACGGGGGGAAAGGCTCACGTTCCAGTAGTAAAGAGCAAACATTGACTAACCTTGAAAATATTCAAGCATTTTTACATAAAACAGATTCTGATTTTATTCTTATACAAGAAATAGATGAGAAATCTAGACGATCCTATGATACAAATCAGGTGATAATGTTTAAAGAAGCTTTAAAAGGATATGGATCAACCTTTGCGTATAACTATAATACGCCATGGGTACCAGTTCCATTTCTTAGACCGATGGGGCATGCGAATAGTGGGATGAATACTTTTTCTAAGTATCAGATAGATGAGGCTACAAGGTATCAGCTTCCAGGAAGAGAGAAATGGCCTGTTCAACTATTTGAATTAGATCGAGCTATTATTGAAACGAAAATACCCGTTGATAACGGAAAGTATTTACGAATGGTAAATGTTCATTTATCTGCTTATGATAAAGGTGGGAAAATAAGAGCTCAGCAAGTTGATTTCTTAAAAAAATATATGAATGTGCACTACAATAATGGTGATTACGTTGTTTTAGGTGGCGATTGGAATCAGCTTCTATCTGATGTTCAACTGAAAGATCCGAAATTTATGAATGAATGGCCTGAATGGCTCGTACAATTACCAGAGGATTTTACAGAGGGTGGATTTCAATGGTCAGTCGATTCCACTGTATGGACCGTTCGGGATGATGTAAAGCCGTATGTAGTGGGAGAGAATTTTGTAACAATTATTGATGGATTTTTAGTTTCACCGAATATTGAAATTGTAGATGTGAAGGGGCATGACTTAGAATTTGAACATAGTGACCATAATCCAGTTACTACGGTTTTGAAGTTGAAATAA
- a CDS encoding LysR family transcriptional regulator, translating to MKIEWLEAFQITAETQSLTKASEILHMSQPALSKQIRNLEEDLGVSVFIRSSTGVRLTQAGEILLKGTHNILREINSVRKEISLSQGVENITIGSWPSIATSYLPYKLAKQDSKDRFKIKISHSFLELLSRLENGLIDVALFDDREIQHSYYSKPLFSESFLLYINVNHPLYSGQASIAFDEIKSEEFLVLSSTCDARTLVEKEFNTLGSPLKIASEIEFGQSILGFVEANLGITILPELFIQNISDNVKAIPIDGFNATRNVSLIASDETVGKRMVALLK from the coding sequence ATGAAAATTGAATGGTTAGAAGCGTTTCAAATAACAGCAGAAACCCAAAGCCTTACGAAAGCAAGTGAAATCTTGCACATGAGCCAACCCGCTCTAAGTAAGCAAATTCGAAATCTTGAAGAAGATTTAGGTGTAAGTGTATTTATCCGCTCATCTACAGGTGTTCGTCTAACTCAAGCTGGTGAAATCTTATTAAAAGGCACCCATAACATTTTACGAGAAATCAACTCAGTTCGAAAAGAAATTAGCCTTAGTCAAGGTGTAGAAAATATTACAATTGGCTCTTGGCCTAGTATCGCAACGTCTTACCTTCCATACAAATTAGCAAAACAAGATTCAAAAGATAGATTCAAAATCAAAATCTCACACAGCTTCTTAGAACTATTGTCCAGACTTGAGAACGGGTTAATTGATGTTGCATTATTCGATGATCGAGAAATCCAACATTCTTATTATTCTAAGCCATTATTCTCAGAATCGTTTTTATTATATATAAATGTAAACCATCCATTATATTCAGGACAAGCTTCTATAGCGTTTGATGAGATTAAAAGTGAGGAATTTCTAGTCCTATCCTCTACTTGTGATGCTAGAACACTTGTTGAGAAAGAATTCAATACTCTCGGATCCCCTCTAAAGATCGCTTCTGAAATTGAATTCGGGCAAAGCATCTTAGGATTTGTCGAAGCAAACCTTGGTATAACAATCCTTCCCGAATTATTCATTCAGAACATCTCAGATAACGTAAAAGCAATACCTATCGATGGATTCAATGCAACAAGAAATGTCTCACTCATCGCAAGTGATGAAACAGTTGGAAAAAGAATGGTAGCCTTATTAAAATAA
- a CDS encoding type 1 glutamine amidotransferase domain-containing protein translates to MANVLMVISNGIQVKSYRTGYWSEEFHVPLTMLEEAGHNVTIASPKGGDGLVDQFSLNEQFDPEGKSKEFEKLGRWKDTVRLADLQGKDYDVILFVGGHGPMFDVAYDPHSHRLINEIYDNKGIVAAECHAPSVLAFTLREDGKSIIEGKKVTAFPDAYEPEEVVEFLPYSVEQELNKVGTYVADLDTPQLAIWADDQIITSRDPVSSEAIANELIKVLK, encoded by the coding sequence ATGGCAAATGTATTAATGGTTATTTCAAACGGAATACAAGTTAAATCATATCGAACAGGTTACTGGTCAGAGGAATTTCACGTGCCATTAACGATGTTAGAAGAAGCGGGACATAACGTAACGATTGCTTCACCTAAAGGTGGCGACGGATTGGTCGATCAGTTTTCATTAAATGAACAATTTGATCCAGAAGGAAAATCAAAAGAGTTTGAAAAGCTTGGACGTTGGAAGGATACAGTTCGTTTAGCTGACTTACAAGGAAAAGACTATGATGTGATTCTATTTGTAGGTGGACACGGACCGATGTTTGATGTCGCTTATGACCCGCACTCTCATCGCTTGATTAATGAAATCTATGATAACAAAGGTATTGTTGCAGCTGAATGTCACGCTCCTTCTGTATTAGCGTTTACGTTAAGAGAAGATGGGAAGTCAATTATCGAAGGTAAGAAAGTAACTGCATTCCCAGATGCATATGAACCTGAAGAAGTAGTAGAATTTCTTCCATACAGTGTAGAACAAGAATTGAACAAAGTTGGAACATATGTTGCTGATCTAGATACTCCACAGCTTGCTATTTGGGCAGATGACCAAATCATTACAAGTCGTGACCCTGTTTCTTCTGAAGCAATTGCAAATGAACTTATTAAAGTATTGAAATAA